A window of Candidatus Angelobacter sp. genomic DNA:
GGCGTTTCAGGTGTTAACCGCTTCTCCAGCCGTTGGAACGGCGGCACAAGGGTCTGGCGCAAATGTTCCAGACGGTCCTCGAGCGGTTCATGATTGGCGGTTTGCCACGGCTGCTTCCAGGCGGCCCCCTGCCATCCGCGCGCCAGCGCTTCGTTTTCGAGTTCGTCGAGATCATCTTCGCGAACATCACCAAGGCCGGTCTTCAGGGCGCCGAACCAGTCATCGTGCGCCCAGCCGAAGGCAACGGTGCGCAGGGCGTGGCGCGTCAACTCGGCGAGCGGGTGGTGCGCCACCGGCTCGCGCCGGTCGAGAAAGAACGGGATTTCGTAACGGCGAAACACGCGCTGCAAGACATCGTGATAGCCCTCCAGGCTTCGCAACAACAAGGCGCAGTCCCGATAACGTCCGCCGCCGCGGACGTGTCTCAGTATCTCGCGCGCGGCGAGTGTCGCCTCGGCCTCCGGACCCGGACAAATGGCGACGCGCAGCGTCTCGCGTAAATTCGAACAGGCGGCGGGCCCGTTTTCAAGCGGCCCCGGCGTTGCCCAGTGTTCTTCAAGATGCGCCAGAACGGCGTTGCCCGCGAACCGGCCGCGGCCGGCCGTGCGTTTCACCAACTCGACCCCGACCGTGTAATCCGGCAGCGATGACAATCGTTGATAACAATTCCGGAAGGTCTGTCCGACGACCGACCAGGTTGAAAGCCACGACAAATCCCGCGGTGGCTCGCGGTCCAGACAGAACGCCAGCGTGGACCGTTCGCAACGAGGCGCCAACGCGGCCAGAAAATCCAGTTCCTGCGGGGTCATTTCCGCGAAACCATCGAGCCACAGAGCTCGAAAGCGGGCGGCGGGCCGGGTTTGCCCGGCTGGCGATTTTGTATGCAGCGCGGTCGCCGCGAGATCGAGCAGGCAATTGATGTCCTGCAACCGGCGGTCCTTGAGCCAATCGAGGTAAGCGCGCAACAGCAGCGCGAGATCGTGCAATTTGTCGCCGAGTTGGGGGCGCAGGTTGCCGCGGTCGGCCAGCTTGAACAGTTTTTCCGGCGACTGCCCGTGCCGCTGCAATTCGCGCAGGAGCAGGCTGAGTTGTTGAGCGAACCCGGGCAGCCGGGCGGTGGCCCGAAACACCTTCAACTCCTTCTGTTTTCGCGCGAGCAACGCGCGCAACACCATCACGCGGCCTTCTTCGGATAATAGCTTTGGTGGGGGCTTTTCAAGCTTTTCTAGGATGAATTCGGCGAAACGATCAAAAGACAGGATATGCAACCGCGTGTAGCCGGCCAGCGCTCCTTCTGCCAACAACTGCCGCTCGAGTTGAAACGTCGCCTGTTTGGGCGCAAGCAGCACCAACGGCAGGCCCTCCGGAGATTTCAGCAGTTCGGAGCGGATCTCCGCCAGGCAGCGATGCGTCTTGCCGCTGCCGGCGGGGCCAAGAAGGAAGGTCGCCTGCACGCTTCCTTCTTAGCCACCGCGGCTTGAAGAGACAAAGAAACAAAGTGACTTTATTCCCGGACCCGGACGGCTTTTGTCCAACCGGGTCAGACTTCCACGCTCTTTCCCGGACCGGGTTGAACGACCTTGATCTTCGGCCAACGGCCACGAATTTGTTGCTCGAACCAGTTGCGCGAGTCTTCTTCGCCGTGGCCAAGCAGGACGGCGCGGGGCGAAGCCTGGCCGACAAAGTCGAGCAGTTCGTCGCGGTTCGCGTGAGCGGTGAGGTCGAAGTCCTCGACGCGGCAACGTCGGGTGACCTCACCCGCGCTCGCGCTGAACACGAAGGTGTCGCCGGCCTTCGCCGCCTTGAGTCGTCCACCGGGCGTGTCCGGGTCCGCGTAACCGACGAAGAAGATGGCCTGGCGCTCGTCACCGATCATGCGGGCGGCGAGGTCGTGCGCGGCGGTGTGCTCGCTCATCATGCCGGCAGTGAGGACGAAGATGCGTCCGCCGGAGAGCTTCATTTTGTGCACCTGGCCGGGTTCGAGCACAGCGAGGTTGAGCGCTTCGGTCAGTTTGAGGTTGCTGTGGTTGCGATGGGCCCGGTGCGCTTCGAGGTCGTAAATCTCCGTGAACACTCGGCCCAGGCCGCCGATATAGATGGGCTGCTGCCGCAACCTGCCGGCCTTCATGAGCAGGGCGAGCAGCGCGAGGATTTCCTGCGTTCGACCGAGCGCAAAAGTGGGAATCAGCACGCAGCCCTTGCGTTTGAGAACGTCGTGCAAAGCGGCCGTAAAACGCTCGATTTCGGTTTCCCGTGAAAAGCCGGGCGGCACTCCGCGATTGCCACGGGTGGTTTCCATGATGAGCACATCAGCCTTCACGTCGGCAAAGCGCGCGCCGCGCAGGAGGGTCTGGTCGCCGAAACAAACGTCACCGGTGTAAAAAAGGGTTTCCTTTTGTCCGCGCACCATGATTCCGGCGGAACCGAGCGCGTGGCCGGCGTCGTAAAATTCGAGCGTCGGGGCAGGGAATCCGGCTCTCGTTTTCTGGCAGGAGGCCCATTCAATTTCGCGGTTGTAACGGAAGCCCTGAAACAGGGCGGCGATTTCGTCCACCTCATCATGCGAAAAGAGCGGGTATTCCTTGATGCCGAGTTCGTCGCGCTGGCGGGTCATCACGTTTACCGAATTGTGCAGCACGCGCTCGATGAGAAAGTAGCTCAACTCGGTCATCAAGGCGTGCGCCCTCGGGAAATGACGGAGCGCGACCGGCAGCGAGCCGACGTGGTCATGATGACAATGAGTGACGGCGATGGCGTCGAGGTCCTCCTTTTGGATGAGCCGGTAGAGAGGCAGGCTTTCGCGGCCCTCGCGCTTCGGGTGCGTGCCCGCGTCCATGAGCAGGCGATGACCTTCGATTTCAACAAACCAGGCGCTGGCGCCGATGTCCGGGGCGGGATTTAGATTGACCACGCGCATAAGGCGTCTGGGAGGTGATGATCGACGAACATTCGCGCGGTTCCAACCATTAAACCAACGTCGGAGAAAATTTTTGAACAGTTCTGAAACTCAACCCGTCTGAGAAGTGTTGTTACTCACAAGTCGGGGCCGGGTTATGAAACCCGGCCCCGCCCGCCGGTCCCTCCGGCGGAGAGGAGGTAACGTTTGGTTGTTTGGGTTAGCGGGCATCGTAAGATGCCCGCTTTTTTTTGCAAGCCAATATGCGGATTACTGCGGCACGTTGTCGCCCGCTCCGCCGCCGCATTCCGCGAACCTCCGGCCTCTTTTATTTCTTTCCGCGCTGGCCGCTCATCTGCCTTTGTGCTGCCGCCATCATCAGTTGCTGCACATCGGCGTGCTTTTTGTAGCCGGTGGGGGGTTGAAATTGCCGCGCCTCCGGTCTGGCCAGCTGGATTTGCTTATAGCGCATCACGACGGTGGATTCGTTTTCGTTCATCTGCATCTGGATGGGAAAATCCTTCAAATCGGTCGCGTTCCACACCAGCGCCTCCGCCTTTCCACCCCGGCCATCGGTCATGATCACCCTGTGCTTCACGCAGGAATGGCCGTCTATTTTTTCGTTTCCCAGCTTCACTTTTTCGATTTTGAAGTTCTTGTCCGTCGCCGCGGCGTCCTCGGGCAGCGGCATGTCCACGTACGCTTCCAGACGAGGGTAGATTACCCGCATGACCCGCGTCGTGGGCTGAAGGATTGCGACGGTGCGATCCATGCCGAGCTGTTTCATTTGCGCGACGGCGGCGGGCGAGATTTGTCCCCCCTTCACGTGAGCGAGGTCGAATTCGACCCGTATGTCGCCCTCGAGCAAGGCGAAGTCCATCGTCAACGCGGCCATTTCCTTGCCGGCCTTGTCGAGTTGGCGGACATCAGTCCGCGCACTGAATGCCTTGACGTCGCCAAAGAGCCGGGTCAACGCGGCGTTCCAACCCGGCGGGCCTCCGGCCGGCATTTGCGCCCGCACGATGCTGGCGGAGGAGGCAAGCACGAGGATTGCGAAAATGGCGAAGCGCGACGTTTTCATAAAACGGAATGTTTGCGTGATGATTTTGCGGGGAAGGTAACGATCCGCGCAGTTTTCGCCAACAGGAAATGCCGTGGCCGCCCGCGAGGGAGTCCCATCGTCAGAAAGCAAAAATGTCCTTCAGTCCAAGCTCGGTAATGTCGCCGTTTTTCCTGAGTTGTTCGAGGTCGAATTTCTTCTTGTCGCCGACGATGGAGATTAGCTTGGGCCGGCCTTTGAGATGCTGTTTTTGGAACTGGACGACCTGGTCGAGTCCCAGTTGTTGAATCTTCGCAAAACGCTCCTTGCGTGGATCGATCGGCACTTCCAACCGTTC
This region includes:
- a CDS encoding MBL fold metallo-hydrolase, whose protein sequence is MRVVNLNPAPDIGASAWFVEIEGHRLLMDAGTHPKREGRESLPLYRLIQKEDLDAIAVTHCHHDHVGSLPVALRHFPRAHALMTELSYFLIERVLHNSVNVMTRQRDELGIKEYPLFSHDEVDEIAALFQGFRYNREIEWASCQKTRAGFPAPTLEFYDAGHALGSAGIMVRGQKETLFYTGDVCFGDQTLLRGARFADVKADVLIMETTRGNRGVPPGFSRETEIERFTAALHDVLKRKGCVLIPTFALGRTQEILALLALLMKAGRLRQQPIYIGGLGRVFTEIYDLEAHRAHRNHSNLKLTEALNLAVLEPGQVHKMKLSGGRIFVLTAGMMSEHTAAHDLAARMIGDERQAIFFVGYADPDTPGGRLKAAKAGDTFVFSASAGEVTRRCRVEDFDLTAHANRDELLDFVGQASPRAVLLGHGEEDSRNWFEQQIRGRWPKIKVVQPGPGKSVEV